Proteins co-encoded in one Crassostrea angulata isolate pt1a10 unplaced genomic scaffold, ASM2561291v2 HiC_scaffold_279, whole genome shotgun sequence genomic window:
- the LOC128170019 gene encoding uncharacterized protein LOC128170019, with the protein MCTNVDLKIYALSQLAAKFKSNVKIDSKYEAVEKTLCERGNEKWHKKDCIQRECVACGTDGVVSFFTPLMRETSNQKIKYIKWERMTKEKNGKQVTQIMPKTYEKSATEVVLDLAKELDKLAAHLFVAAWQQNQFSQLLKSVPSHWVILNMDFSENYSCVNQNEVQSAHWGHNNITIHPAVSYYRCPNENCNDTIQESLIFVSDDLVHDAHAVATFVAKANEHLQNKRGLIIEKQIQFTDGCSAQYKSKTPFTDISYSKEDYGFVVERHFYGSRHGKGPSDGAGAVVKSGARRAVMGMNVVINNAEDLYNFGKEKLESTEEKTDHLHHKRTFFLIENIDRNRPDRSKTKTVPGTRKLQCIKSTEEKYSLLTRNLSCFCQVCVDNTADEIQCENSELVDQWTSQELHHTAVGNDVRQTRGRGRNAGTRGARARRGDRGLRNRGGGRTREEDRDLRIGEGGRGVRTRGEERGARTRGEDRDLRIGEGGRGVRTRGEERGARTRGEDRDLRIGEGGRGVRTRGEERGARTRGEDRDLRIGEGGREYI; encoded by the coding sequence ATGTGTACTAATGTTGACCTGAAAATCTATGCCTTATCACAGCTGGcagcaaaatttaaaagtaatgtAAAAATTGACAGCAAATATGAAGCAGTAGAAAAGACCCTGTGTGAAAGGGGCAATGAGAAGTGGCACAAAAAAGATTGCATCCAGAGGGAATGTGTTGCTTGTGGTACTGATGGGGTTGTATCTTTCTTTACTCCACTCATGCGAGAAACATCaaaccaaaaaattaaatacattaagTGGGAACGAATGACCAAAGAAAAGAATGGAAAACAAGTAACACAGATCATGCCAAAAACTTACGAAAAAAGTGCCACTGAGGTTGTTTTGGATCTTGCTAAAGAGCTGGACAAACTAGCAGCCCATTTATTTGTTGCTGCTTGGCAACAAAATCAGTTCTCGCAGCTTCTAAAGAGTGTGCCTTCCCACTGGGTCATTCTTAACATGGACTTCTCCGAGAATTATTCATGTGTGAACCAAAACGAGGTCCAGAGTGCCCACTGGGGCCATAACAATATAACGATACACCCAGCTGTATCTTATTACAGATGTCCAAATGAAAACTGTAACGACACAATACAGGAGTCTCTGATATTTGTGTCGGACGATCTAGTACATGATGCGCATGCAGTAGCAACATTTGTTGCTAAAGCAAATGAACATTTGCAGAACAAAAGAGGATtgataattgaaaaacaaattcagtTTACTGATGGATGTTCTGCGCAGTATAAATCCAAAACTCCCTTTACAGATATTTCATACAGCAAAGAGGACTATGGGTTTGTGGTTGAAAGACACTTCTACGGTTCACGCCATGGGAAAGGGCCCTCGGATGGTGCCGGAGCAGTTGTAAAGTCAGGAGCAAGAAGAGCAGTAATGGGCATGAATGTTGTTATTAACAATGCAGAGGATCTTTATAACTTTGGGAAGGAAAAGCTTGAAAGCACAGAAGAGAAAACTGACCATTTACATCACAAAAGGACTTTCTTCCTCATTGAAAATATCGACAGAAACCGCCCAGACAGAAGCAAAACAAAGACTGTTCCTGGAACTCGAAAATTGCAATGTATTAAGTCGACAGAAGAAAAGTATTCTCTCCTGACAAGAAACCTGTCTTGTTTTTGTCAAGTATGTGTAGATAACACAGCAGATGAAATTCAGTGTGAAAATTCTGAACTTGTGGATCAGTGGACTTCTCAGGAATTACACCATACTGCTGTGGGAAATGATGTTCGTCAAACCAGAGGGAGGGGTAGAAATGCAGGAACAAGAGGAGCAAGGGCTAGAAGGGGTGATAGAGGTTTAAGAAATAGAGGAGGAGGAAGGACAAGAGAGGAAGATAGAGATCTAAGAATTGGAGAAGGAGGAAGAGGAGTAAGGACTAGAGGAGAAGAAAGAGGAGCAAGGACAAGAGGGGAAGATAGAGATCTAAGAATTGGAGAAGGAGGAAGAGGAGTAAGGACTAGAGGAGAAGAAAGAGGAGCAAGGACAAGAGGGGAAGATAGAGATCTAAGAATTGGAGAAGGAGGAAGAGGAGTAAGGACTAGAGGAGAAGAGAGAGGAGCAAGGACAAGAGGGGAAGATAGAGATCTAAGAATTGGAGAAGGAGGAAgagaatatatataa